One window from the genome of Actinoplanes teichomyceticus ATCC 31121 encodes:
- a CDS encoding helix-turn-helix domain-containing protein, translating to MSAGSQEEAPGGGPTVLRILLGSQLRKLRESRGITREAAGYEIRASGSKISRMELGRVSFKERDVADLLTLYGVVDPEEREALIGLARQANSPGWWQQLNDVLPSWFQAYLGLEAAASLIRTYEIQFVPGLLQTPEYARAVIMLGHAGASAEEINRRVEVRRQRQQILTRPGGPQLWAVIDEAVLRRPIGGVEVMRAQIEALIEVSKLPSVRLQIIPFTAGGHAAAGGPFAILRFPEPELPDVVYVEQLTSAIYLDKREDVDQYAMAMERVCIDAEPPNHTPEILGKLLNEVGRPL from the coding sequence GTGAGCGCGGGTTCGCAGGAGGAGGCACCGGGCGGCGGCCCGACCGTGCTGCGCATTCTGCTCGGCTCCCAGCTCCGGAAGCTGCGGGAGTCCAGGGGCATCACCCGGGAGGCGGCCGGTTACGAGATCCGCGCCTCGGGCTCCAAGATCAGCCGGATGGAGCTGGGCCGGGTCAGCTTCAAGGAACGCGATGTCGCGGACCTGTTGACCCTGTACGGCGTGGTCGACCCCGAGGAGCGCGAGGCGCTGATCGGGCTCGCCCGGCAGGCCAACAGCCCCGGCTGGTGGCAGCAGCTCAACGACGTCCTGCCGTCCTGGTTCCAGGCCTATCTCGGGCTCGAGGCGGCCGCCAGCCTCATCCGGACGTATGAGATCCAGTTCGTTCCCGGCCTGCTCCAGACCCCGGAGTACGCGCGTGCCGTGATCATGCTCGGACACGCCGGCGCCTCCGCCGAGGAGATCAACCGTCGCGTCGAGGTGCGCCGCCAGCGGCAGCAGATTCTCACCCGTCCGGGTGGCCCGCAGCTGTGGGCGGTCATCGACGAGGCGGTGCTGCGCCGGCCGATCGGTGGCGTCGAGGTGATGCGCGCACAGATCGAGGCGCTCATCGAGGTGTCGAAACTGCCGAGCGTGCGGCTGCAGATCATTCCGTTCACCGCGGGCGGGCACGCGGCGGCCGGCGGCCCGTTCGCGATCCTGCGCTTCCCCGAGCCGGAGCTTCCCGACGTGGTCTACGTCGAGCAGCTGACCAGCGCGATCTACCTCGACAAGCGCGAGGACGTGGATCAGTACGCGATGGCGATGGAGCGGGTCTGCATCGACGCGGAGCCGCCGAACCACACGCCGGAGATCCTCGGCAAGCTCCTCAACGAGGTCGGCCGCCCGCTCTGA
- a CDS encoding winged helix-turn-helix transcriptional regulator yields the protein MTVVEEGSSADAAARHLSCRRKDAALARAFEFLGRRWNAAVLGSLEKGPSGFRELSRVIDGISDSVLSNRLSCLVGAGLIARDVDAGPPVSVSYSLTAAGRALMPALGQIAQWAEEHLPR from the coding sequence ATGACCGTGGTGGAGGAGGGCTCGTCGGCGGATGCCGCCGCGCGTCACCTCTCGTGCCGGCGCAAGGATGCCGCGCTCGCCCGGGCCTTCGAGTTCCTCGGCCGCCGCTGGAACGCGGCGGTGCTCGGCTCGTTGGAGAAGGGCCCGAGCGGCTTCCGCGAGCTGTCCCGCGTGATCGACGGGATCAGCGACTCGGTGCTGTCCAACCGCCTGTCCTGCCTGGTCGGCGCCGGGCTGATCGCCCGCGACGTGGATGCCGGGCCGCCGGTTTCGGTGTCGTATTCGTTGACCGCCGCCGGCCGCGCGTTGATGCCGGCTCTGGGGCAGATCGCCCAGTGGGCCGAGGAGCACCTCCCGCGGTAA
- a CDS encoding malonic semialdehyde reductase: MDTLSEAGLTGLSETGRSLLFTEARTASFFAPTPVTDEELSEIWELAKWPPTQANTQPLRVLFVRTAEGKERLIKHLAEGNRAKSQSAPVVAVLALDTRFHEHVPQVFPHNPGLQDHFEGNPQKRIQDGTFSAALQAGYFIIAARAVGLYAGPMTGFDKAGVDAEFFPDGRFTSLAVVNLGHPAENAYRDRLPRLDPATTVQWA; this comes from the coding sequence GTGGATACTCTTTCTGAGGCCGGCCTGACGGGCCTCTCCGAAACCGGCCGCAGCCTTCTCTTCACCGAGGCGCGCACGGCGTCCTTCTTCGCGCCGACCCCGGTCACCGACGAGGAGCTCAGCGAAATCTGGGAGCTGGCCAAGTGGCCGCCGACCCAGGCGAACACGCAGCCGCTGCGAGTGCTCTTCGTGCGTACCGCCGAGGGCAAGGAACGCCTGATCAAGCATCTCGCCGAGGGCAACCGGGCCAAGTCGCAGAGCGCGCCGGTCGTCGCGGTCCTCGCCCTGGACACCCGCTTCCACGAGCACGTCCCGCAGGTCTTCCCGCACAACCCGGGGCTCCAGGACCACTTCGAGGGCAACCCGCAGAAGCGCATCCAGGACGGCACGTTCAGCGCCGCGCTGCAGGCCGGTTACTTCATCATCGCGGCCCGCGCGGTCGGCCTCTACGCCGGGCCGATGACCGGATTCGACAAGGCCGGTGTGGACGCCGAGTTCTTCCCGGACGGCCGCTTCACGTCGCTCGCGGTGGTCAACCTGGGTCATCCGGCCGAGAACGCGTACCGGGACCGGCTGCCGCGCCTCGACCCGGCCACCACGGTGCAGTGGGCCTGA
- a CDS encoding DUF3040 domain-containing protein, producing the protein MLEPREEREFDGMVARLRDTDPRFARRLDRMRSRQRRRWAASAALLWTVALICLIYGGWTGALEAALAVAYASWLMHKRKRAADQPAWPSPTDRRPTAEA; encoded by the coding sequence GTGCTCGAGCCGCGGGAAGAGCGGGAATTCGACGGCATGGTGGCCCGGCTGCGGGACACCGACCCACGCTTCGCGCGCCGGCTCGACCGGATGCGGTCGCGCCAACGCCGCCGGTGGGCGGCGTCGGCGGCTCTGCTGTGGACGGTAGCGCTGATCTGCCTGATCTACGGCGGCTGGACCGGCGCCCTGGAGGCCGCTCTCGCCGTCGCCTACGCGTCGTGGCTGATGCACAAGCGCAAGCGGGCGGCCGACCAGCCCGCGTGGCCGTCGCCCACCGACCGCCGTCCCACCGCCGAAGCCTGA
- a CDS encoding phosphoribosylaminoimidazolesuccinocarboxamide synthase, giving the protein MELLHSGKVRDVYADGKDLILVASDRISIYDVILPTPIPDKGKILTQLSLWWFDQLSDVVPNHVISSTDVPQEWQGRAIRCERLEMVMVECIARGYLAGSGLKDYQRDGAICGVPLPPGLVEGSRLPEPIFTPSTKEAVGAGHDAPMTFDEVVAQQGRDEAEELKRITLEIYRRGSEIAATKGILIADTKIELGKAGGELKLGDELLTPDSSRFWAAEEWRPGDVQRYLDKQVLRDWATRETDWDRTEPGPELPERVVEATRNRYVEVYERLTGDRWS; this is encoded by the coding sequence GTGGAGCTGCTGCACTCCGGCAAGGTTCGGGACGTCTATGCGGACGGCAAGGATCTGATCCTGGTCGCCTCGGACCGGATCTCGATCTACGACGTCATCCTGCCGACGCCGATCCCGGACAAGGGCAAGATTCTGACCCAGCTCTCGCTCTGGTGGTTCGACCAGCTCAGCGACGTCGTGCCGAACCATGTCATCTCCTCCACGGACGTGCCGCAGGAGTGGCAGGGGCGGGCGATCCGGTGTGAGCGCCTGGAGATGGTGATGGTGGAGTGCATCGCGCGCGGTTATCTCGCCGGGTCCGGGCTCAAGGACTATCAGCGGGACGGGGCGATCTGCGGGGTGCCGCTGCCGCCCGGGCTGGTGGAGGGTTCCCGGCTGCCGGAGCCGATCTTCACGCCGAGCACCAAGGAGGCCGTCGGCGCGGGCCACGACGCGCCGATGACCTTCGACGAGGTGGTGGCGCAGCAGGGCCGGGACGAGGCCGAGGAGCTGAAGCGGATCACGCTGGAGATCTACCGGCGCGGGTCGGAGATCGCCGCGACCAAGGGCATCCTGATCGCGGACACCAAGATCGAGCTGGGTAAGGCCGGCGGTGAGCTGAAGCTCGGCGACGAGCTGCTCACCCCGGACTCGTCACGGTTCTGGGCGGCCGAGGAGTGGCGGCCCGGCGACGTGCAGCGGTACCTCGACAAGCAGGTGCTGCGGGACTGGGCGACCCGGGAGACCGACTGGGACCGGACCGAGCCCGGGCCGGAACTGCCGGAGCGCGTGGTCGAGGCCACCCGGAACCGGTACGTCGAGGTCTACGAACGTCTCACCGGTGACCGCTGGAGCTGA
- a CDS encoding DUF3427 domain-containing protein, translated as MPDEPTAGLYEDVVTESLLARLADVDERLIEKHGMRSAEASDRFARLLARQVERALDTVPEADRVRVGVEVARSLLEVLHERLPRADSTTERPTAPGEALTAIGTFDLAGVAQFPRRPLIPLVDTTLLTNAPGEPRVGNQVLAEIESADAIDLVMAFIRRSGLRPLLGALKKHCDQGKPLRVLTTTYTGSTEPEALALLTELGAEVRVSYDLTTARLHAKAWLFHRHSALSTAYVGSSNLTHSAQIAGMEWNVRVSAARNPDVVSKIGAVFQNYWLSGDFVPYVEEQFRAALDLGRQRGDRHQTTLSPIEIRLEPFQERLLERIEVARQNGWHHNLLVSATGTGKTVMAAVDYARLRKRLGRARLLFIAHRREILQQSLSTFRHAIRDYTFGDLWLGGHRPEAYDHLFASVQTLASHGPERLAADHFDVVIIDEFHHAAAESYEKVLKHLRPKELLGLTATPERADGLPILHWFGDRIAAELRLWDAIEQHRLSPFVYYGIHDGIDLTDIPWRRGQGYDLNALTEAYVGNESWIRFVYDQLHKHVDNVHFIRCLGFCASVDHARYMAAEFHKLGITAVAVSGTSSDEERRAALRGLEDGTIQVVFSVDLFNEGVDVPAVDTLLFLRPTDSATLFLQQLGRGLRLMEGKTVCTVLDFVGLHRREFRFDRRYRALIGGSRRDLEKAVEDGFPFLPAGCHMELDRVAQGVVLRSIREAVPAHWKSRLRELKALAQARKSITLTDYLTETGLELSDIYANNSSWSDLREAAGLPVAEPGPSEALLRRALGRLQHIDDRQRLTAYRQLAGETRPEVGSGDGTRRRLLRMLVAAIGDQVLGKDNSLAEAVQLIWSHPQVMAELGELMHALRNAPDHVQQEALPGVPLQIHGRYTRIEILAAVGEGKWAKTPPWREGVYDAKGIGADLLAFTLDKTSGDFSPTTRYQDYAISRELIHWESQSTTAANSPTGQRYQNHVAMGRSILLFARPRVTDRSFWFLGPAEYVSHEGERPMAVTWRLKTPLSGDLYAQFAAAIA; from the coding sequence GTGCCTGATGAGCCGACCGCGGGACTGTATGAGGACGTCGTCACAGAATCCCTCCTCGCCAGACTTGCTGACGTCGACGAGAGGCTGATCGAGAAGCACGGGATGCGCTCGGCGGAGGCCTCGGACCGGTTCGCCCGGCTGCTCGCTCGACAGGTCGAACGGGCTCTGGACACGGTTCCGGAGGCCGATCGCGTCCGGGTCGGTGTTGAGGTGGCTCGGTCACTCCTGGAGGTCTTGCACGAACGCCTTCCCCGGGCCGACTCGACCACGGAGCGACCCACCGCACCGGGTGAAGCCCTCACCGCGATCGGAACCTTTGATCTAGCCGGTGTCGCACAATTCCCAAGACGACCCTTGATACCGCTAGTCGACACCACGCTGTTGACCAACGCACCGGGCGAGCCACGAGTCGGTAATCAGGTGTTGGCAGAGATCGAGTCGGCCGACGCCATCGACCTGGTCATGGCTTTCATTCGACGCAGCGGCTTACGACCACTGCTGGGGGCCCTGAAGAAGCATTGCGACCAGGGCAAGCCACTTCGCGTACTGACCACGACATATACCGGCTCAACCGAGCCTGAGGCATTGGCTCTGCTGACCGAACTGGGTGCTGAGGTACGGGTTTCATACGATCTGACGACCGCGCGGCTGCATGCCAAGGCCTGGCTCTTTCACCGGCACTCCGCGTTGAGCACGGCGTACGTGGGCTCGTCCAATTTGACGCATTCCGCGCAGATAGCCGGCATGGAGTGGAACGTACGGGTATCCGCGGCCCGCAATCCTGATGTGGTCAGCAAGATCGGTGCGGTCTTCCAGAACTACTGGCTCAGCGGTGACTTTGTGCCGTACGTCGAGGAGCAATTCCGTGCCGCCCTCGATCTGGGACGGCAGCGTGGCGACCGGCATCAGACCACGCTGAGCCCGATTGAGATCCGGCTCGAACCGTTCCAGGAACGGCTGCTGGAACGGATCGAGGTGGCCCGGCAGAACGGCTGGCATCACAATTTGCTCGTCTCGGCGACCGGCACCGGGAAGACTGTCATGGCCGCTGTGGACTACGCGCGTCTGCGCAAGCGGCTCGGCCGGGCTCGGCTGCTCTTCATTGCGCATCGCCGGGAGATCCTGCAGCAGAGCCTGAGCACTTTCCGGCACGCCATTCGCGACTACACGTTCGGCGATCTCTGGCTGGGCGGGCACCGCCCGGAAGCATACGATCATCTCTTCGCCTCGGTACAGACCCTCGCTAGTCACGGCCCGGAGAGGCTGGCCGCGGACCATTTTGATGTCGTCATCATCGACGAGTTTCACCACGCTGCCGCGGAATCCTATGAGAAGGTCTTGAAGCACCTCAGACCGAAAGAGCTTCTCGGGTTGACCGCGACGCCGGAACGAGCCGACGGCCTTCCGATCTTGCACTGGTTCGGGGACCGGATCGCCGCCGAGTTGCGGCTGTGGGATGCTATCGAACAGCATCGCCTGTCGCCGTTCGTCTACTACGGGATCCACGACGGCATCGACCTAACCGATATCCCGTGGCGGCGTGGGCAGGGTTATGACCTGAACGCCCTGACTGAGGCTTACGTAGGCAACGAAAGCTGGATCCGCTTCGTATACGACCAGCTGCACAAACATGTCGACAACGTGCACTTCATTCGGTGTCTCGGGTTCTGCGCGAGCGTCGACCATGCCCGTTACATGGCCGCCGAGTTCCACAAGCTGGGCATCACCGCGGTGGCGGTATCCGGCACCAGCTCTGATGAGGAGCGGCGTGCCGCTCTTCGTGGGTTGGAAGACGGCACGATCCAGGTGGTCTTCTCCGTCGACCTCTTCAACGAGGGTGTCGATGTGCCGGCAGTGGACACCCTGCTCTTCCTACGACCGACCGATAGCGCCACCCTGTTTCTCCAGCAGTTGGGTCGAGGCCTACGCCTCATGGAGGGCAAGACGGTCTGCACCGTCCTGGACTTCGTCGGCCTGCACCGTCGTGAGTTCCGTTTCGATCGTCGGTATCGCGCCCTGATCGGCGGCAGTCGACGGGATTTAGAGAAGGCTGTCGAAGACGGCTTTCCGTTCCTGCCGGCAGGTTGTCACATGGAACTGGACAGGGTGGCTCAAGGGGTTGTACTCCGCAGCATCCGGGAGGCAGTTCCGGCGCACTGGAAGTCCCGCCTACGGGAGCTCAAAGCCCTTGCCCAGGCCCGGAAGAGCATCACGCTGACTGACTATCTCACCGAAACCGGACTTGAACTCTCCGACATCTATGCCAACAACAGCAGTTGGTCGGATCTACGCGAGGCTGCCGGTCTGCCGGTGGCCGAGCCCGGTCCCAGTGAAGCACTCCTGCGCCGGGCGTTGGGTCGGCTGCAGCATATCGATGATCGACAGCGCCTCACCGCGTATCGGCAACTAGCCGGTGAAACTCGGCCGGAAGTTGGGTCGGGGGACGGCACACGTCGACGCCTGCTCCGCATGCTGGTGGCCGCCATCGGCGATCAAGTGCTAGGCAAGGACAATTCGCTGGCCGAGGCCGTCCAGCTGATCTGGTCCCACCCTCAGGTTATGGCCGAACTCGGTGAGCTGATGCATGCTCTCCGCAACGCGCCGGATCACGTACAGCAGGAGGCGCTTCCCGGCGTACCGCTGCAGATTCACGGCCGGTACACCCGGATTGAGATCCTGGCAGCCGTCGGTGAGGGCAAGTGGGCGAAAACCCCGCCGTGGCGCGAAGGCGTTTATGACGCCAAAGGCATCGGCGCTGATCTGCTCGCCTTCACCCTGGACAAGACCAGCGGCGACTTTTCGCCAACCACGCGGTACCAGGACTACGCGATCAGCCGGGAACTGATCCATTGGGAGAGCCAGTCAACGACCGCCGCCAACAGCCCGACCGGGCAGCGATATCAGAATCACGTGGCGATGGGTCGATCAATACTTCTGTTCGCCCGACCACGAGTCACCGACCGTTCCTTCTGGTTCCTCGGGCCAGCCGAGTACGTCAGCCACGAGGGCGAACGGCCGATGGCCGTGACCTGGCGACTCAAGACGCCGCTCTCCGGTGATCTATACGCCCAGTTCGCTGCGGCGATCGCGTAG
- a CDS encoding PQQ-binding-like beta-propeller repeat protein, which produces MQALRRTVTALVFVGLALPGPAQAATPRWDHPGYDAEDSWFNPHEAALTPATVGRLTRSWSVHLRHLDESCSGFSAPVLGAGRVFATDRAGVSAYRPSSGALSWRFTWEHADDNSTARLAVAGDLLILANGDCNSMSDPDGRLTALDTATGRVRWRLEPDNPIDSVVVDKNVVLVSGTSPSDEDRVAAYRVRDGRLLWSRPRHASSGVSADGLVPLATTDGSGVPTGTTVAVDIATGAPRWSRRATWQVQAASPAADRFYVTDRSGVLLSVDARTGAVLLALPGRGTPLLATDGPRLYVADGVRLTALAAGTGRALWSYTFPGPITQPVLAGGLVYTGSRVLNASTGAPAGPTVPGGVIVTGGRLYQVNGPRLTTYLPELRDRRSELGV; this is translated from the coding sequence GTGCAGGCTCTCCGTCGTACCGTCACCGCCCTGGTGTTCGTCGGCCTCGCCCTTCCCGGCCCGGCGCAGGCGGCCACGCCCCGCTGGGACCATCCCGGCTACGACGCCGAAGACAGCTGGTTCAACCCGCACGAGGCGGCGCTCACCCCGGCCACCGTCGGCCGGCTGACCAGGAGCTGGTCGGTCCACCTGCGCCACCTCGACGAGAGCTGCTCCGGGTTCTCGGCGCCGGTCCTCGGCGCCGGCCGGGTGTTCGCCACCGACCGCGCGGGCGTTTCCGCCTACCGCCCGTCCTCCGGCGCCCTGTCCTGGCGCTTCACCTGGGAGCACGCCGACGACAACAGCACCGCGCGGCTGGCTGTCGCCGGCGACCTGCTGATCCTCGCCAACGGCGACTGCAACTCGATGAGTGACCCGGACGGCCGCCTCACCGCGCTGGACACCGCCACCGGCCGGGTCCGCTGGCGGCTGGAACCGGACAATCCCATCGACTCGGTCGTGGTGGACAAGAACGTGGTCCTGGTCTCCGGCACGTCACCGTCCGACGAGGACCGGGTGGCCGCCTACCGGGTACGCGACGGCCGGCTGCTGTGGAGCCGGCCCCGGCACGCGTCCAGCGGCGTCTCCGCCGACGGCCTCGTCCCGCTGGCGACCACCGACGGCTCCGGTGTCCCGACCGGCACAACGGTCGCCGTCGACATCGCCACCGGCGCCCCGCGCTGGTCGCGCCGCGCGACGTGGCAGGTGCAGGCCGCGAGCCCGGCGGCGGATCGGTTCTACGTCACCGACCGCTCCGGCGTGCTGCTGTCCGTCGACGCCAGGACCGGCGCGGTCCTGCTGGCCCTCCCCGGCCGGGGCACCCCGCTGCTCGCCACCGACGGTCCCCGCCTCTACGTGGCCGACGGCGTGAGGCTCACCGCCCTGGCCGCCGGCACCGGCCGCGCCCTCTGGTCGTACACCTTCCCCGGCCCGATCACCCAGCCGGTGCTGGCCGGTGGCCTGGTCTACACCGGGAGCCGGGTCCTGAACGCCAGCACCGGAGCGCCGGCCGGCCCCACCGTGCCGGGCGGGGTGATCGTCACGGGCGGCCGGCTGTACCAGGTCAACGGCCCCCGCCTGACCACCTATCTCCCGGAGCTACGCGATCGCCGCAGCGAACTGGGCGTATAG
- a CDS encoding DUF305 domain-containing protein: MKRRLVAAALALPFLLGACGTDKTSSAPEGGAAAPAVQNVAEITAGSTFNANDVMFLQMLVDHQQQGLEMAKIGAARAQRADVVDLAKAVELTQADELTMMRNWLTEWGKPTTVDKRVSVHADHGGLPSTTESEIKALRTVRTADFETAFLNLFLAHQHNAVEMARIELDKGANAQAKQFAERVRQSRGDQVQQMLKLINS; the protein is encoded by the coding sequence GTGAAGCGCCGCCTGGTAGCCGCCGCGCTCGCCCTGCCGTTCCTGCTCGGGGCGTGCGGGACCGACAAGACCTCGTCCGCGCCCGAGGGCGGCGCCGCCGCGCCGGCCGTGCAGAACGTCGCCGAGATCACCGCCGGCTCGACCTTCAACGCCAACGACGTGATGTTCCTGCAGATGCTGGTCGACCACCAGCAGCAGGGCCTGGAGATGGCGAAGATCGGCGCCGCCCGGGCACAGCGTGCCGACGTGGTCGACCTGGCCAAGGCGGTCGAGCTGACCCAGGCCGACGAGCTGACCATGATGAGGAACTGGCTGACCGAGTGGGGCAAGCCCACCACGGTCGACAAGCGGGTCAGCGTCCACGCCGACCACGGCGGCCTGCCGAGCACCACCGAGAGCGAGATCAAGGCGTTGCGGACGGTGCGCACGGCCGACTTCGAGACCGCCTTCCTCAACCTGTTCCTGGCACACCAGCACAACGCCGTCGAGATGGCCCGGATCGAACTGGACAAGGGCGCGAACGCGCAGGCCAAGCAGTTCGCCGAGCGGGTCAGGCAGTCCCGCGGCGACCAGGTCCAGCAGATGCTCAAGCTGATCAACAGCTGA
- a CDS encoding lytic polysaccharide monooxygenase, translated as MRRKIAYPLATLGMVASTLVIASPALAHGYVSSPPSRQALCAAGTVTDCGAIQFEPQSVEAPKGSKQCNGGNAAFGVLNDNSRNWPATSVGTSAKFNWVLTARHRTASWVYYVDGAQVATFDDNNAIPEATVSHTVDLSRYPGRHTVLAVWNIADTVNSFYSCIDLNIGGGAAATPTKAPTAAPTTAPTTAAPAPTATATTTAPTATATAAPTATATATSSATSAPAQNGSAWAAGVGYRAGDVVTYNGASYRCRQPHTSIRSWEPSVFTLALWLPL; from the coding sequence ATGCGCAGGAAGATCGCCTACCCGCTGGCCACCCTGGGGATGGTCGCGTCGACTCTGGTGATCGCCTCACCGGCCCTGGCCCACGGATACGTCTCGTCGCCGCCGAGCCGGCAGGCGCTCTGCGCCGCCGGCACGGTCACCGACTGCGGCGCGATCCAGTTCGAGCCGCAGAGCGTCGAGGCGCCGAAGGGCTCCAAGCAGTGCAACGGCGGGAACGCCGCCTTCGGGGTGCTCAACGACAACTCCCGCAACTGGCCGGCCACCAGCGTCGGCACCTCGGCGAAGTTCAACTGGGTGCTGACCGCGCGGCACCGCACCGCCAGCTGGGTGTACTACGTGGACGGGGCCCAGGTCGCCACGTTCGACGACAACAACGCCATCCCGGAGGCGACCGTCAGCCACACCGTGGACCTGAGCAGGTACCCGGGCCGGCACACCGTCCTCGCCGTCTGGAACATCGCGGACACCGTGAACTCCTTCTACAGCTGCATCGACCTGAACATCGGTGGCGGCGCGGCGGCGACCCCGACGAAGGCGCCCACCGCGGCCCCGACCACCGCCCCGACCACCGCGGCGCCGGCCCCGACCGCCACCGCGACCACCACGGCTCCCACCGCGACCGCCACCGCGGCGCCGACCGCCACCGCGACCGCGACCAGCTCCGCCACCTCCGCGCCCGCGCAGAACGGCAGCGCCTGGGCGGCCGGCGTCGGCTACCGCGCCGGCGACGTGGTGACCTACAACGGGGCGTCCTACAGGTGCCGGCAGCCGCACACCTCGATCCGCAGCTGGGAGCCGTCGGTGTTCACCCTCGCCCTCTGGCTGCCGCTGTGA
- a CDS encoding HAMP domain-containing protein produces the protein MRWALNRLALAITSMVALAFLVPLAVAIWQIAHDRAVSEARQQATSIVTVLGVNADPTALTNAVASTSAGSAGLLAVHLPGLDPIGTSHLSDATVERAARQRRSATATAQGGLAYLQPTVLTDGRTVVVEVFVTDDEMRRGVMSAWLALFGLAVVLVGGSTLLADRLGAQLVRSTRRLAESTRRLGAGELNERLEPTGPRELRDAAQAFNTMAGDLRRLLDRERELAADLSHRLRTPLTALRLDAETIPPGPIADRMREACDLLDEELDAIINGARLGVEDRGNQRCDLVEVLADRLAFWSVLAEDQERPWEVVGGHEPVPVPMSRSDVILVVDAMLGNVFSHTPEGVAFRVSVSTTGLLVDDAGPGIPDPAAAVQRGYSGAGSTGLGLDIVRRAADTVRGQLVVGRSPLGGARVGFLLTSADETPQEPAPRRRRRTVP, from the coding sequence ATGAGATGGGCGCTGAACCGGCTGGCCCTGGCCATCACCTCGATGGTGGCGCTGGCGTTCCTGGTCCCGCTGGCCGTCGCGATCTGGCAGATCGCCCATGACCGGGCCGTCTCCGAGGCCCGTCAGCAGGCCACCTCGATCGTCACCGTGCTCGGGGTGAACGCCGACCCGACCGCGCTGACCAACGCGGTGGCGAGCACCTCGGCGGGCAGCGCCGGGCTGCTCGCCGTACACCTGCCCGGGCTCGACCCGATCGGGACCTCGCACCTGAGCGACGCGACCGTCGAGCGCGCCGCGCGGCAGCGCCGCTCGGCGACCGCGACCGCCCAGGGCGGCCTCGCCTACCTGCAGCCGACCGTGCTCACCGACGGGCGCACCGTGGTCGTCGAGGTGTTCGTCACCGACGACGAGATGCGCCGCGGCGTCATGTCGGCCTGGCTGGCGCTGTTCGGGCTGGCCGTGGTGCTGGTCGGCGGCTCGACGCTGCTGGCCGACCGGCTCGGCGCGCAGCTGGTCCGGTCCACCCGCCGGCTCGCCGAGTCGACCCGCCGCCTCGGCGCCGGTGAGCTCAACGAGCGGCTCGAACCCACCGGCCCGCGCGAGCTGCGCGACGCCGCGCAGGCGTTCAACACCATGGCCGGCGACCTGCGACGGTTGCTGGACCGGGAACGGGAACTGGCGGCCGATCTGTCACACCGCCTGCGTACGCCGTTGACCGCGCTGCGCCTGGACGCCGAGACCATCCCGCCCGGCCCGATCGCGGACCGGATGCGGGAGGCGTGCGACCTGCTCGACGAGGAGCTCGACGCGATCATCAACGGCGCCCGGCTCGGCGTGGAGGACCGCGGCAACCAGCGGTGCGACCTGGTCGAGGTGCTGGCCGACCGGCTGGCGTTCTGGTCGGTGCTGGCCGAGGACCAGGAGCGGCCGTGGGAGGTGGTCGGCGGGCACGAGCCGGTGCCGGTGCCGATGTCGCGCAGCGACGTGATCCTGGTGGTCGACGCGATGCTCGGCAACGTCTTCTCGCACACGCCGGAGGGGGTGGCGTTCCGGGTCAGCGTCTCCACGACCGGCCTGCTGGTGGACGACGCCGGCCCGGGCATCCCGGACCCCGCGGCCGCCGTGCAGCGCGGGTACAGCGGGGCCGGCTCCACCGGGCTGGGGCTGGACATCGTGCGCCGGGCGGCGGACACCGTACGCGGGCAGTTGGTCGTCGGGCGCAGCCCGCTGGGCGGCGCCCGGGTCGGCTTCCTGCTGACCTCCGCCGACGAGACACCGCAGGAGCCGGCGCCGCGCCGGCGCCGGCGGACGGTGCCCTGA